Proteins from one Gossypium raimondii isolate GPD5lz chromosome 8, ASM2569854v1, whole genome shotgun sequence genomic window:
- the LOC105789997 gene encoding cation/H(+) antiporter 4 produces MVRASPPPSPLPFLLYENETYEYCIVLPPKVNSAGIWENEASPLVIFNYSLPLLEMQVVLTFVITHAGITISPMMNLQSFRSIFFNKESSIEVIDTVSMFGFALFLFLTGVKMDMKLALRTTKRSVGIGVVSLLSSILVGAAINETFKQPNQTEQVKTERLIGTVIEALTSFSVIACLLAELKILNTELGRLALTSAAVGDLSTMFLVHVMSLSRNFTASPLLVIERVVIMFCFITLIIFVFRPLMYWVIKRTPDGGPVAEVYITATMMVALGCAVFTHWTDRSPLIGAFLFGLAVPDGPPLGSALIDKFECFINAFFLSIYVIASTLRANFGNMDSLAFGLVMSSKGIVQLSHYSTFRDNQVLSETGFTAMVIAILVNATIIPILVRFLYDPDSRKYAAYEQRNIMHLKPDAELRILACVHTSDNVPAMINLLDLTYPTRESPNVVYVLHLIELMARNSPVFIAHHNHESSTATTKSFEKIIPFYRYEGNNWGLVTVNAFTVITPRKLMHEDICMMALDKQTSFIILPFHRKWSIDGSLEEENNVVRNLNCTVLDQAPCSVGILIDRGRRQKPMKPSSPSSCSIGMLFLGGKDDREALMLAKRMARGPRVKLTVTRLIEYQDCSDVVDWDTVLDTEMLKDVKQNNGVLGNGYDITYVEEVLHCGSQTIKLVRSIANDYDLMIVGRHYGVESVLLAGLSEWSEFPELGILGDLFASMDLNSRVSILVVQQQIV; encoded by the exons ATGGTCAGAGCATCGCCTCCACCATCACCGCTGCCATTTCTTCTGTACGAGAATGAAACATATGAATATTGCATCGTTTTACCTCCCAAGGTGAATTCCGCCGGTATATGGGAAAATGAGGCTTCCCCGTTGGTGATTTTCAATTACTCGTTGCCACTTTTGGAGATGCAGGTTGTCTTGACATTCGTCATCACTCAT GCCGGCATTACCATAAGCCCTATGATGAATCTACAATCATTCAGGAGCATATTCTTCAATAAGGAATCAAGTATAGAAGTCATCGACACTGTATCGATGTTCGGTTTCGCATTATTTTTGTTCCTAACGGGAGTgaaaatggacatgaaattaGCATTAAGGACAACAAAGAGATCCGTAGGGATCGGCGTTGTATCCCTTTTATCTTCCATCTTGGTCGGTGCAGCTATTAATGAAACCTTCAAACAACCTAATCAAACCGAACAAGTAAAAACCGAACGTCTAATCGGAACAGTGATCGAAGCGTTAACATCGTTTTCGGTCATCGCTTGCCTACTAGCCGAGCTCAAGATCTTAAATACCGAACTCGGACGACTTGCCCTAACGTCGGCTGCCGTAGGCGACTTGAGCACCATGTTTTTAGTCCACGTAATGTCGTTGTCACGAAATTTTACCGCATCACCATTGTTGGTTATAGAACGAGTAGTGATCATGTTTTGTTTCATAACTCTCATTATCTTCGTGTTTCGTCCATTGATGTATTGGGTAATTAAAAGAACACCCGATGGGGGACCGGTCGCGGAAGTGTACATCACGGCCACCATGATGGTTGCATTAGGGTGTGCTGTATTTACACATTGGACCGATCGATCTCCTTTAATCGGTGCTTTTCTCTTCGGCCTAGCTGTCCCTGACGGTCCGCCACTAGGGTCGGCATTGATAGACAAGTTCGAATGCTTTATCAATGCCTTCTTTCTTTCGATCTACGTGATAGCATCGACACTGAGGGCTAATTTTGGGAATAT GGACTCCTTAGCTTTTGGTCTCGTTATGAGTAGCAAAGGAATTGTCCAGTTGTCGCATTATTCTACTTTTAGAGACAATCAg GTTTTATCAGAAACAGGTTTTACCGCCATGGTCATCGCCATTTTGGTAAATGCAACTATAATCCCAATCCTGGTGAGGTTCCTTTATGACCCAGATTCAAGAAAATATGCAGCATATGAGCAACGGAACATAATGCACTTAAAACCCGATGCTGAGCTACGGATTCTTGCATGTGTTCACACATCCGATAATGTCCCAGCTATGATCAATTTGCTTGATCTCACTTACCCTACGAGAGAGAGTCCCAATGTTGTTTATGTCCTTCACTTGATCGAGCTAATGGCTCGTAATTCTCCGGTGTTTATAGCTCACCACAATCATGAATCTAGCACCGCCACCACCAAGTCTTTCGAGAAAATCATTCCGTTCTATCGGTACGAGGGGAACAATTGGGGTTTGGTCACGGTTAACGCTTTCACGGTGATTACACCGCGAAAGCTCATGCATGAAGATATTTGCATGATGGCTCTTGACAAGCAAACGTCTTTTATAATTCTTCCATTCCATAGGAAATGGTCGATTGATGGATcccttgaagaagaaaataatgtgGTAAGGAACTTGAATTGCACCGTCTTGGACCAAGCACCGTGCTCAGTCGGGATCCTAATCGATCGTGGCAGGAGGCAGAAACCAATGAAGCCGTCATCACCATCGTCTTGCTCAATCGGGATGCTTTTCTTAGGCGGAAAAGACGATAGGGAGGCTTTAATGCTGGCGAAAAGGATGGCTCGAGGCCCTCGGGTGAAGCTAACCGTGACCCGTCTCATTGAGTATCAAGATTGCAGTGACGTTGTAGACTGGGACACGGTATTGGATACTGAGATGTTGAAAGATGTTAAGCAAAATAATGGAGTACTTGGTAATGGTTATGACATAACGTATGTAGAAGAAGTGTTGCATTGCGGATCGCAGACCATAAAGCTCGTTAGGTCAATCGCCAACGATTATGATTTAATGATCGTCGGTAGACACTACGGGGTAGAGTCGGTACTATTGGCGGGTTTATCGGAATGGAGTGAATTCCCTGAGCTAGGGATTCTCGGAGACCTTTTCGCATCCATGGATTTAAATAGCAGGGTATCTATATTAGTTGTACAACAACAAATTGTATAA